In one window of Dokdonia sp. PRO95 DNA:
- the gldG gene encoding gliding motility-associated ABC transporter substrate-binding protein GldG, which produces MKNLKHISYLLVAIIILIALNIISSLAHKRYDLTQDQRYSLSDPTLDLLDQVNSPLIIDVFLEGNFPAEFKKLQNETRYLLEEMQAYNDNIRFEFSNPVEEGENVAEVAGQFNEFGMTTIPLKVKENGKETTQTIFPWATINFNDKAQPVSLVKNVVGASPEQLVYGSIQNLEYAFAESLHSTLNAKSKRIAVLRDNGELPDANIADLFRKLGDTYNIAPFPLEFANQDPDKALKALQNTFDLVVIAKPTKAFTDKQKYVIDQYIMNGGNSLWMLDAVAMEDDSLRNDQGKTIAFPRDINLDDQLFKYGIRVDPSLVVDLYSAPLSVASGDGSDAQYIQLPWLYRPQVPSMNTHPINTNIEKPVLFNYANPITLLDNNSDVNKTVLLQSSIYTKIESTPREISLGQVDIEPLESDFQNGQQPLAVLLEGSFNSAFTNRVLPDGSDRSIFRESAQKNPKLILIADGDIISNSLDARGQPLELGFDYYTRTSYGNKEFLLNAINYLLDDSGLINIRTKEIALPFLDMKKTAQSVSTWQVLTIGLPLVILLIFGLIYNAIRKRRYAR; this is translated from the coding sequence GTGAAAAATTTAAAACACATATCATACCTCCTAGTAGCAATCATAATATTGATTGCATTAAATATCATAAGCTCGCTAGCGCACAAACGCTATGACCTAACGCAAGATCAACGTTATAGTTTAAGTGATCCTACGCTTGATTTATTAGATCAAGTAAATAGTCCGCTTATTATTGATGTATTTCTCGAAGGAAATTTTCCAGCAGAGTTTAAGAAACTTCAAAACGAGACGCGCTATCTGCTAGAGGAAATGCAAGCCTATAACGATAATATAAGGTTTGAATTTTCTAACCCAGTTGAAGAAGGAGAAAATGTAGCCGAAGTTGCGGGACAATTCAATGAATTTGGGATGACTACCATCCCTCTCAAAGTAAAAGAAAACGGAAAAGAAACCACGCAAACTATATTTCCTTGGGCTACCATAAACTTTAATGATAAAGCTCAACCCGTATCACTCGTAAAAAATGTAGTAGGTGCCTCTCCAGAACAGCTTGTATATGGCTCTATCCAAAATCTTGAGTACGCCTTTGCCGAAAGTTTACACAGCACTCTTAATGCAAAGTCTAAGCGTATTGCTGTTTTAAGAGATAATGGCGAGCTACCAGATGCAAATATTGCAGATTTGTTTCGTAAACTAGGTGACACCTATAATATCGCTCCTTTCCCATTAGAATTTGCAAACCAAGATCCAGATAAGGCACTCAAAGCTTTACAAAACACCTTTGATCTAGTAGTTATTGCAAAACCTACAAAAGCCTTTACAGACAAGCAGAAGTATGTGATTGATCAATATATCATGAATGGTGGTAACAGCCTTTGGATGCTCGATGCAGTAGCCATGGAAGATGATAGCTTGCGTAATGACCAAGGAAAAACCATTGCTTTTCCTAGAGATATTAATCTAGATGACCAATTATTTAAATACGGAATTAGAGTAGACCCATCCTTAGTAGTAGACCTCTACTCTGCCCCACTTAGCGTTGCATCTGGTGATGGCAGTGATGCTCAGTACATACAGTTACCTTGGTTGTACAGACCGCAAGTACCTAGTATGAATACGCATCCCATTAATACTAATATTGAAAAGCCTGTTCTTTTTAATTATGCAAACCCTATCACCTTATTAGACAACAATAGTGACGTAAATAAAACAGTATTACTACAGTCTAGTATTTATACCAAAATAGAAAGTACGCCACGAGAAATCTCTTTAGGCCAAGTAGATATTGAACCTTTAGAGAGTGATTTTCAAAATGGGCAACAACCACTTGCTGTTCTCCTAGAAGGCTCGTTTAATTCGGCTTTTACTAATAGAGTCTTACCAGATGGAAGTGATCGTAGTATTTTTCGCGAAAGCGCACAAAAAAATCCTAAGCTTATTCTCATAGCCGATGGTGATATAATCTCAAATAGCCTTGATGCACGGGGGCAACCACTAGAATTAGGTTTTGATTATTACACAAGGACCAGCTACGGGAATAAAGAGTTTTTACTCAATGCGATTAACTATCTTCTCGATGACAGTGGGCTTATTAACATAAGGACTAAAGAAATTGCACTTCCTTTTCTCGATATGAAAAAGACAGCGCAAAGTGTAAGCACGTGGCAAGTCTTGACTATTGGGCTTCCGCTGGTTATTTTACTTATCTTTGGACTCATCTACAACGCAATTAGGAAGCGTCGCTACGCGCGCTAG
- a CDS encoding acyl-CoA thioesterase, producing the protein MITLKERIENSETRIFKAVFPNTTNHYDTLFGGTAMHMMDEAAFICATRFSRKKVVTISTSQIDFTKAIPQGTIVELIARIEKVGNTSCVVRVEIYKEDMYNYDRELAVAGTFTFVAINDEKKPIKIIDNA; encoded by the coding sequence ATGATTACTCTCAAAGAACGCATTGAAAACTCAGAAACTCGCATCTTTAAAGCGGTCTTTCCCAACACAACAAATCATTATGACACTCTTTTTGGTGGGACTGCAATGCATATGATGGATGAAGCAGCTTTTATATGCGCCACACGCTTTAGCCGAAAAAAAGTGGTTACCATTTCTACCAGTCAAATAGACTTCACTAAAGCCATTCCTCAAGGAACTATTGTAGAATTAATAGCTCGTATAGAGAAAGTGGGCAATACAAGTTGCGTGGTACGCGTTGAGATTTACAAAGAAGATATGTACAATTATGACCGTGAGCTAGCCGTAGCTGGAACATTTACTTTTGTAGCTATCAATGATGAAAAGAAACCTATTAAAATCATAGATAACGCCTAG
- a CDS encoding thioredoxin family protein: MKHIAFLLFFISTVTLQAQEAKWHTDFDKAKKVAQRQGKPIIMYFTGSDWCGPCKMLKKDLWSTDKFIQQADDFVLLEVDIPFREDIISPEQKKKNLKLQDKYNKDKSFPTVLLLDSNGRRKDEVSGYSMLRDTAPYYAFFNKARRSR, from the coding sequence ATGAAACATATAGCATTTTTATTATTTTTTATTTCAACAGTAACATTACAAGCTCAGGAAGCCAAATGGCATACTGATTTTGACAAAGCAAAAAAGGTAGCACAACGCCAAGGGAAACCTATTATCATGTATTTTACAGGTAGTGATTGGTGTGGTCCTTGTAAAATGCTTAAGAAAGATCTTTGGAGTACAGATAAGTTTATACAGCAAGCAGATGATTTTGTTTTACTTGAGGTAGATATCCCTTTTAGAGAAGACATAATTTCTCCAGAGCAAAAGAAGAAGAATTTGAAGCTCCAAGATAAGTATAATAAGGACAAATCTTTTCCTACCGTATTGTTGCTTGACTCAAATGGTAGAAGAAAGGATGAAGTTTCAGGATATAGTATGCTTAGAGATACAGCTCCGTACTATGCATTTTTTAATAAAGCAAGACGTTCTAGATAA
- the bshB1 gene encoding bacillithiol biosynthesis deacetylase BshB1, translating to MKLDILAIGAHPDDVELGCGATIAKEIANGKKVGILDLTRGELGTRGSAEIRDEEAAAAAKILGVAVRENIALADGFFVNDKESQLKIIEVIRKYQPEIVLCNAITDRHIDHGKGSKLASDACFLSGLKKIETSVDGKAQEKWRPKTVYHYIQWQHIEPDVVVDVSGFMDKKYDAVFAYSSQFHDPNNKDGDTPISSETFKESINYRSRDLGRLIGTEYGEGFTVERYPAVESLFDLK from the coding sequence ATGAAACTAGATATACTTGCCATAGGAGCACACCCAGATGATGTAGAATTAGGCTGTGGTGCAACCATAGCAAAGGAAATTGCAAATGGAAAGAAAGTAGGAATACTTGATCTCACGAGAGGCGAACTAGGAACTCGAGGGAGTGCAGAGATACGTGATGAGGAAGCTGCAGCTGCAGCAAAGATTCTAGGTGTAGCCGTACGTGAGAATATTGCACTTGCAGATGGTTTTTTTGTGAATGATAAAGAGAGCCAACTCAAAATCATCGAAGTAATAAGAAAGTATCAGCCAGAAATAGTGCTTTGTAATGCTATTACAGACAGGCATATAGACCACGGAAAGGGAAGTAAACTTGCAAGTGATGCTTGCTTCTTGAGTGGATTAAAAAAAATAGAAACCTCTGTAGATGGGAAGGCTCAAGAAAAATGGCGTCCTAAAACGGTATATCATTATATACAATGGCAGCACATCGAGCCGGATGTAGTGGTAGATGTAAGTGGTTTTATGGATAAAAAGTATGATGCTGTCTTTGCATACAGCTCACAGTTTCACGATCCAAATAATAAAGATGGTGATACACCAATTTCTAGCGAAACCTTCAAGGAGAGTATTAATTATCGCTCTAGAGACCTTGGACGTCTCATAGGTACAGAATATGGAGAAGGTTTTACTGTAGAGCGCTATCCAGCGGTAGAAAGTTTATTTGATTTAAAATAA
- a CDS encoding SDR family oxidoreductase, with protein sequence MSKVVLITGASSGIGLAIAQFLVNQSYTVYGTSRNPKNNIEEGVHMVALDVTKPATITAAVSSVLEKEGRIDYLINNAGMGITGPLEETPDAEIKRVFETNYFGALEVIKAVLPTMRKQRSGMVINITSIAGYMGLPYRGIYSATKGALGITTEAYRMELKEFNVKMTTVAPGDFATNIAAGRYHAPVLENSPYKENYKNTLSLMDAHVDEGMDTIIMAKVVKRVMESKNPKVHYRVGFFMQRFSIALKRLLPDTWYEKLLLNHYKL encoded by the coding sequence ATGTCAAAAGTAGTTTTAATCACTGGGGCTTCCTCAGGAATAGGTTTAGCCATAGCTCAGTTTCTTGTAAACCAGTCGTATACTGTATACGGAACAAGTCGAAACCCAAAAAATAATATAGAAGAAGGAGTGCATATGGTTGCGCTAGATGTTACAAAACCGGCGACTATAACAGCAGCAGTATCATCTGTATTAGAAAAAGAGGGGCGCATAGACTATTTAATTAACAATGCTGGAATGGGTATCACAGGGCCTTTAGAGGAGACACCAGATGCCGAAATTAAAAGAGTCTTTGAGACTAATTACTTTGGAGCATTAGAAGTAATAAAAGCAGTGTTACCTACAATGCGTAAACAGCGCAGTGGTATGGTTATTAATATTACCTCGATAGCAGGTTATATGGGCTTACCATACAGAGGTATTTACTCTGCAACCAAAGGAGCTCTTGGTATTACTACTGAAGCCTACCGAATGGAGCTTAAGGAGTTTAACGTAAAAATGACTACCGTTGCGCCCGGAGATTTTGCAACTAATATTGCTGCAGGACGTTACCACGCACCAGTGCTTGAAAACTCCCCATATAAAGAAAATTATAAGAATACACTATCCTTAATGGATGCACATGTAGATGAAGGAATGGATACCATAATCATGGCAAAAGTAGTAAAGCGCGTGATGGAGTCTAAAAACCCTAAAGTACATTATCGTGTAGGCTTTTTTATGCAGCGTTTTAGTATTGCACTCAAGCGTTTACTGCCAGATACTTGGTATGAAAAACTACTACTTAACCATTATAAACTTTAG
- the fsa gene encoding fructose-6-phosphate aldolase produces MKFFIDTANLDQIKEAQDLGVLDGVTTNPSLMAKEGITGRENILQHYKDICEIVTGDVSAEVIATTYDEMVKEGEELAALHDQIVVKVPMIKDGIKAIKYFSDKGIRTNCTLVFSCGQALLAAKAGATYVSPFIGRLDDISTDGLNLIAEIRHIYDNYMFETEILAASVRHTMHVIDCAKIGADVMTGPLSSIEGLLKHPLTDSGLAKFLADYEKGNN; encoded by the coding sequence ATGAAATTTTTTATAGATACCGCAAACCTTGACCAAATTAAAGAAGCACAAGATCTAGGAGTTCTTGATGGTGTGACTACAAACCCATCATTAATGGCCAAAGAGGGTATTACTGGACGTGAAAACATATTACAACATTACAAAGATATCTGTGAGATTGTAACTGGTGATGTAAGTGCAGAGGTAATTGCAACTACTTATGATGAGATGGTAAAAGAAGGGGAGGAGCTTGCTGCATTACATGATCAAATTGTAGTAAAAGTACCTATGATTAAAGATGGAATTAAAGCCATAAAATATTTTTCTGATAAAGGAATTCGTACAAATTGTACGCTAGTATTTTCTTGTGGGCAGGCATTACTAGCAGCAAAGGCTGGGGCGACATATGTTTCTCCGTTTATAGGAAGACTAGATGACATCTCAACAGATGGATTAAACCTAATTGCAGAAATTCGTCACATATATGATAACTATATGTTTGAAACAGAAATTCTAGCAGCATCCGTACGTCATACAATGCACGTAATAGATTGTGCAAAAATAGGAGCAGATGTAATGACAGGACCTTTATCTTCTATAGAAGGATTATTAAAGCACCCACTTACAGATAGCGGCCTTGCAAAATTCTTAGCAGATTACGAGAAGGGTAATAACTAA
- a CDS encoding PLP-dependent aspartate aminotransferase family protein, which yields MSKSHKGLNTICTHTGEIKDEQFQGAVSPIYLSSSYAFMDVDVKRYPRYFNTPNQEGLGKKIAALEKTEAGMIFGSGMAAVSTALLAFLRSGDHVVLQETLYGGTYNLVVEEFEKYGITYSFTEDLSEAAFAKAITPQTKVIYIETPSNPLMKVTDMKMVAALAKKHGIVTMIDNTFASPVNQNPADFGIDIILHSATKYMGGHSDICAGAIAASQEHMDRIWNLAKNLGGSLSDLTVWMLERSMKTMALRVKAQNRNAKKIAKWLDKKDEISQVYYPGLKSHPDYKLAKEQMSGFGGMMSFELAAHIDAEDFQKALQLIKPSMSLAGVESTMLCPAQTSHSLLGEEERAKQGIADGLIRFSVGIEEKADLMEDIDQALKAVLKKTVLVAD from the coding sequence ATGAGTAAATCACATAAAGGTCTTAATACCATTTGTACGCATACAGGAGAAATCAAAGACGAGCAGTTTCAGGGAGCTGTATCTCCTATTTACTTATCATCTTCTTATGCCTTTATGGATGTAGATGTAAAGCGCTACCCACGCTATTTTAATACTCCTAATCAAGAAGGATTGGGTAAGAAAATTGCTGCTCTTGAGAAGACAGAAGCGGGGATGATCTTTGGTAGTGGTATGGCGGCAGTAAGTACTGCATTGCTGGCTTTTTTGAGAAGTGGCGACCATGTTGTACTTCAAGAAACTTTATATGGAGGTACGTATAACCTCGTAGTTGAGGAGTTTGAAAAGTACGGTATTACATATTCATTTACAGAGGATTTGAGTGAAGCCGCTTTCGCGAAAGCGATAACTCCACAAACTAAAGTGATTTACATTGAGACACCTTCTAATCCACTTATGAAGGTCACAGATATGAAGATGGTTGCTGCACTTGCCAAAAAGCATGGCATTGTGACTATGATAGATAATACATTTGCCTCTCCAGTAAATCAAAATCCAGCAGATTTTGGGATTGATATTATACTTCACTCTGCAACAAAATATATGGGAGGGCACAGTGACATCTGTGCTGGAGCAATTGCTGCGAGTCAAGAACATATGGATCGCATCTGGAATCTAGCAAAAAATCTAGGAGGAAGTCTAAGTGATCTTACCGTATGGATGCTTGAGCGTAGCATGAAAACCATGGCTCTACGTGTAAAAGCACAAAATAGAAATGCAAAGAAAATAGCAAAATGGCTTGATAAGAAAGACGAGATAAGTCAGGTGTACTATCCAGGATTAAAATCTCATCCAGATTATAAACTAGCCAAAGAGCAGATGAGTGGTTTTGGAGGGATGATGTCATTTGAACTAGCAGCACATATTGATGCCGAAGATTTTCAGAAAGCCCTACAACTTATCAAACCTTCTATGAGTCTTGCAGGTGTAGAGAGTACGATGTTATGTCCAGCACAAACTTCGCACTCATTACTAGGAGAAGAAGAGCGAGCAAAACAGGGTATCGCAGATGGCTTAATTCGTTTTTCTGTAGGAATAGAGGAGAAGGCAGACCTGATGGAAGATATAGACCAAGCACTTAAGGCTGTTTTGAAAAAGACAGTACTAGTCGCAGATTAA
- a CDS encoding ElyC/SanA/YdcF family protein: MLKHLKKIIAVTLVGIILLICGVYALSYHIEESTKKQTFTAISQVPKAYTVIVLGASVRANGNLSTMLEDRVSSALSLYKEGKVKRFLLSGDNGTASYNEPKAMKAYLMDRGVPEDDIFLDYAGFDTYDSMYRASSVFNVKEAVVVTQEFHLPRALYIANQLGLTYYGFVGDQRTYQRESANKRRELLANVKAFLELSINKEPTYLGAKIPIDGPPQSSYPQ; this comes from the coding sequence GTGCTTAAACATTTAAAAAAAATAATTGCCGTCACTCTCGTTGGGATTATCCTTCTTATTTGTGGAGTTTATGCGCTTTCTTACCACATTGAAGAAAGCACAAAAAAACAAACATTTACAGCTATTTCGCAGGTTCCAAAAGCTTATACTGTAATTGTCTTAGGTGCTAGTGTACGAGCAAACGGCAATCTATCTACAATGCTAGAAGATCGTGTATCAAGCGCCCTTAGCTTATATAAAGAAGGTAAAGTCAAGCGTTTTTTACTCTCAGGAGATAATGGCACTGCATCCTATAACGAGCCGAAGGCAATGAAAGCATATCTCATGGATAGAGGTGTTCCAGAAGATGATATCTTCCTAGATTATGCTGGTTTTGACACATACGACAGTATGTATAGAGCTAGCTCTGTATTTAATGTAAAGGAGGCTGTAGTGGTTACTCAAGAGTTTCACTTGCCACGAGCACTGTATATTGCAAATCAACTTGGCCTTACCTATTACGGCTTTGTGGGAGACCAGCGAACTTACCAAAGAGAAAGTGCAAATAAACGCAGAGAATTACTAGCAAATGTCAAAGCCTTTCTTGAGCTCAGCATTAACAAAGAGCCTACATATTTAGGAGCAAAAATCCCTATTGATGGACCTCCGCAGTCAAGCTATCCTCAATAA
- a CDS encoding M28 family metallopeptidase — protein MKKYFALMGLGLIALSCNESKKVVAPAAPSEPVLIDVTALESNENDVRKYTNTITANELQDMLYVFAGDDFEGRNTGDPGQKKAAAYLVNYYKQLEVAPGNKGDYYQIVPKTFFRKGSHLNDSENVLAFIEGSEKPEEVLVLSAHLDHVGMDSKGNVFNGADDDGSGTVALLEIAEAFKQAVKDEKGPKRSILFLHVTGEEKGLYGSRFYSENPVYPLANTIADLNIDMIGRNDDAHLEDNNYVYLIGSDKLSTDLHNVSSAVNAKYFDINLDYRYNVENEPNRFYYRSDHYNFAKKNVPIIFYFNGTHEDYHKIGDTPDKINYPLLEKRTKLVFATAWELANRKDRPVVDKAEKEE, from the coding sequence ATGAAAAAATATTTTGCCCTAATGGGATTGGGACTTATTGCCCTTTCTTGTAACGAATCAAAAAAAGTAGTAGCACCTGCTGCTCCTTCTGAACCTGTACTTATAGATGTCACTGCTCTTGAAAGTAATGAGAATGACGTACGTAAATACACTAACACTATTACTGCAAATGAGCTACAAGACATGCTCTACGTATTTGCAGGAGATGATTTTGAGGGGCGTAATACTGGAGACCCAGGACAAAAGAAAGCAGCTGCATACTTAGTAAATTATTATAAGCAATTAGAAGTAGCACCTGGAAATAAGGGAGATTACTACCAGATTGTACCTAAAACATTTTTTAGAAAAGGAAGTCATTTAAACGACTCTGAAAACGTGCTAGCTTTTATAGAAGGATCAGAGAAGCCTGAGGAAGTACTTGTGCTCTCTGCACACCTAGACCACGTAGGAATGGACTCAAAAGGTAATGTCTTTAACGGAGCAGATGATGATGGATCTGGTACTGTGGCATTACTAGAGATTGCAGAGGCTTTTAAACAAGCTGTAAAAGACGAAAAAGGACCTAAGCGCTCTATACTCTTTTTACACGTCACAGGAGAAGAGAAAGGCTTATACGGGTCTAGATTCTACTCAGAAAATCCAGTATACCCGCTAGCAAACACCATTGCAGACCTCAACATCGATATGATAGGTCGTAATGACGATGCACACTTAGAAGATAATAACTATGTTTATTTAATAGGTTCAGATAAATTAAGTACAGATTTACACAATGTATCATCTGCCGTAAATGCAAAGTATTTTGATATTAACCTAGATTACCGATACAATGTAGAGAATGAGCCTAACCGTTTTTATTACCGCTCAGATCACTACAACTTTGCAAAGAAGAATGTGCCTATTATTTTTTACTTTAATGGAACACATGAAGATTATCACAAAATAGGTGATACACCAGATAAAATCAATTACCCATTACTAGAAAAGCGTACAAAACTTGTCTTTGCAACTGCTTGGGAACTTGCAAATCGTAAGGATAGACCTGTAGTAGACAAAGCAGAGAAAGAAGAATAA
- the dnaN gene encoding DNA polymerase III subunit beta: MKFIVSSTYLLKQLQVLGGVINNSNTLPILDNFLFELDGNTLTVSASDLETTMTSKLDVESSDNGAIALPARLLLDTLKTFPEQPLTFTQHENNTVEISSNHGKYALAFADGAEFPNAVSLEDPSVVKIPGSVLATAISNTIFATGNDDLRPVMSGVFFQFGTDGLTFVATDAHKLVKYGRTDVVASQAAEFIMPKKPLNLLKGILSTSDDEIAVEYNESNAKFTFDNVELVCRLIDGKYPNYEAVIPKENPNRLTIDRNQFLNSVRRVSIFSNKTTHQIRLKIAGAELNISAEDIDYSNKAEERLTCDYQGDDMQIGFNSRFLTEMLNNMNANDVSLEMSLPNRAGILTPVDGLDEGEQVTMLVMPVMLNN; this comes from the coding sequence ATGAAATTTATAGTCTCTAGTACATACCTCCTTAAACAATTACAAGTATTGGGTGGTGTGATAAATAATAGCAACACCCTACCTATACTCGATAATTTCCTTTTTGAACTAGATGGAAATACACTAACAGTTTCTGCATCAGATCTAGAAACTACCATGACATCAAAGTTAGATGTAGAGTCTAGTGATAATGGTGCGATTGCGTTACCAGCTCGTTTACTTCTTGACACGCTTAAGACGTTCCCAGAGCAACCACTTACTTTTACACAACACGAAAACAACACCGTAGAGATAAGCTCTAATCATGGTAAATATGCACTAGCTTTTGCAGATGGTGCAGAGTTTCCTAATGCAGTATCACTAGAAGACCCTAGTGTTGTAAAAATACCTGGAAGTGTACTAGCTACCGCAATAAGCAATACTATTTTTGCTACTGGAAATGACGATTTACGTCCAGTAATGAGTGGTGTATTTTTTCAATTTGGCACAGACGGACTTACGTTTGTAGCAACAGATGCTCACAAGCTTGTAAAGTATGGTCGTACAGATGTAGTTGCATCTCAAGCGGCTGAATTTATTATGCCTAAGAAGCCTCTTAACTTACTTAAAGGAATACTTTCTACTTCTGATGATGAGATTGCGGTAGAGTATAACGAGAGTAATGCAAAATTTACTTTTGATAATGTGGAGCTTGTATGTCGTCTTATTGATGGTAAGTATCCTAACTACGAAGCAGTAATCCCAAAAGAGAATCCAAACAGACTTACCATAGATCGTAATCAGTTTTTAAACTCTGTACGTCGTGTTTCTATTTTCTCAAATAAAACTACACACCAGATTCGCTTAAAAATTGCCGGGGCAGAACTTAATATTTCGGCAGAAGATATTGATTACAGTAATAAAGCCGAAGAGCGTCTTACTTGTGATTATCAAGGTGATGATATGCAAATAGGATTTAACTCAAGATTCTTAACTGAGATGCTTAATAATATGAATGCAAATGATGTTTCTCTAGAGATGTCACTTCCTAATAGAGCAGGTATCTTAACTCCAGTAGATGGTCTTGATGAAGGTGAGCAAGTAACAATGCTTGTAATGCCAGTTATGCTTAACAATTAA
- a CDS encoding NAD(P)H-dependent oxidoreductase — protein MPQVIEALKWRYATKKFDNTRMLPESKIEIIKNAFNLTATSFGLQPVRLVVVSNKEKQEALVPLTMNQRQVADASHVLIFCIEKQVDEDYVKNYFDNVKQIRNTPEEIIKPFKNYLLDHFKKATDVENDLWASKQAYLAMGNLLTVCAFEEIDACPMEGFSPEGYDEFFDLTNKGLQSVLVMPVGYRAEGDMFSTMKKVRKSLDNSVLDL, from the coding sequence ATGCCACAAGTAATAGAAGCTTTAAAATGGAGATATGCGACTAAAAAGTTTGACAATACACGCATGCTACCAGAGTCAAAAATAGAAATAATCAAAAACGCCTTTAACCTTACTGCTACAAGCTTTGGCTTACAGCCCGTGCGATTAGTAGTGGTAAGTAATAAGGAGAAACAAGAAGCACTCGTTCCTTTAACAATGAACCAGCGACAAGTAGCAGATGCCTCACATGTACTCATTTTTTGTATCGAAAAACAAGTAGATGAAGATTATGTTAAAAATTATTTTGATAACGTAAAGCAAATCAGAAATACTCCAGAAGAAATCATAAAGCCATTTAAGAATTACCTTCTTGATCATTTTAAGAAAGCGACAGATGTAGAGAATGACTTGTGGGCTTCAAAACAGGCATACCTAGCAATGGGTAATTTACTTACAGTTTGTGCATTTGAAGAAATAGATGCTTGCCCCATGGAAGGTTTTTCACCTGAGGGATATGATGAGTTTTTTGATCTCACTAATAAAGGTTTACAGTCGGTTTTAGTAATGCCTGTAGGGTATAGAGCAGAAGGTGACATGTTTTCTACTATGAAAAAAGTGCGCAAATCTTTGGACAATTCCGTTCTTGATTTGTAA
- the gldF gene encoding gliding motility-associated ABC transporter permease subunit GldF, translated as MFAILKKEISSFFSSAIGYLVIGLFLVVTGLFLWVFEGSFNITETGFADLAPFFQIAPWIFIFLIPAVTMRCFSEEQKVGTLELLLTKPISKLQLTIGKFLGAFTLIILAIVPTLIYVVAIYQLGNPVGNLDVGVTIGSYIGLLFLAGTFTAIGIYASSLTSNQIIAFIIAVFLSFFLYFGLEGIAAYSTISSVRDFINLMGLQAHYSSISRGVVDTRDLIYFISVTVFFIVITVLNLHKRSTLS; from the coding sequence TTGTTCGCTATACTTAAAAAAGAAATATCCTCATTTTTTTCCTCGGCTATTGGATATCTGGTTATTGGGTTATTTCTCGTAGTTACCGGTTTATTTTTATGGGTTTTTGAAGGGTCTTTTAATATCACAGAAACTGGATTTGCAGATCTCGCACCTTTCTTCCAGATTGCACCATGGATATTTATATTTCTTATCCCTGCTGTTACTATGCGTTGTTTTAGTGAAGAACAGAAAGTAGGAACCTTAGAACTTTTACTCACAAAACCTATCTCAAAACTACAGTTAACGATAGGAAAATTTTTAGGCGCATTCACGCTCATCATACTCGCTATTGTACCCACACTTATTTATGTAGTTGCTATCTACCAGCTGGGTAATCCTGTGGGAAATCTTGATGTAGGAGTTACCATAGGCAGCTATATAGGCTTATTGTTTCTAGCGGGCACATTTACAGCAATAGGAATATATGCCTCTAGCCTTACCAGTAATCAAATCATAGCTTTTATAATCGCAGTATTCTTAAGCTTCTTTCTATATTTTGGACTTGAAGGCATAGCAGCATATAGCACAATAAGCAGTGTGAGAGATTTTATTAATTTAATGGGTTTACAAGCTCATTACAGTAGCATAAGTCGTGGTGTTGTAGATACTAGAGATCTTATTTATTTTATTAGTGTAACCGTATTTTTTATCGTTATCACGGTATTAAACCTGCATAAAAGGAGTACACTTTCGTGA